One Amaranthus tricolor cultivar Red isolate AtriRed21 chromosome 1, ASM2621246v1, whole genome shotgun sequence DNA window includes the following coding sequences:
- the LOC130828073 gene encoding scarecrow-like protein 18 → MLGSSSYSSEEDHQDHKQSSPLDLPLHPPPSFLDYHHHLIPSTTNTNINTNTNTTNTNSSVPSPSVLLPSTIVTNHFPFIHPRQLLITCAELISRSEFTSAHRLLTLLSTDFASQSGDATERLVFYFIKALNQRLNRCNTIVNHDLTLSPIPRPPIIRTRSYSSYLSLNQVTPFIRFTHLTANQAILEAMEGFSLIHILDMDIMHGVQWPPLLQAIKERSTTLGRISPRIRITGAALEPTHLEKTGSRLRKFAESLGLEFEFYELVLQDCDEFDYSEAVTQAIIIRSCDQVEEGVAINCGDYLHRLLKEYDTRSLRRFLSRMKSLNPRVLTIGEIEADHNHPLFLRRFVNALEHYAAMFDSLEATIPPQSKERAAVEEGWLWEEIKDVVGEEGDRRRENHQKYESWEVVLRSSGFKSLALSPFSVSQAKLLLRLHYPSEGYQLQVLNSNCLLLGWKNCPLYSVSSWH, encoded by the coding sequence ATGCTAGGCTCTTCCTCATATAGTTCTGAGGAAGATCATCAAGATCACAAACAATCTTCACCATTGGATCTACCTCTTCACCCACCACCATCTTTTTTAGATTACCACCACCATCTCATCCCTTCCACTACTAATAccaatattaatactaatactaatacgactaatactaaTTCTTCAGTTCCTTCACCTTCGGTTTTACTTCCTTCAACCATTGTAACAAATCATTTTCCATTCATTCATCCTCGCCAACTATTAATAACATGCGCCGAATTAATATCTCGATCAGAGTTCACCTCCGCCCACCGTCTCCTCACCCTACTTTCCACCGATTTCGCCTCACAATCCGGCGACGCCACCGAAAGACTcgttttttatttcatcaaagCATTAAATCAACGTTTAAATCGATGTAATACTATTGTTAACCATGATCTTACTTTATCACCAATCCCAAGACCGccaataataagaacaagatCATATTCATCTTATCTTTCACTAAATCAAGTTACACCCTTTATTAGATTCACCCATCTAACTGCAAACCAAGCAATCTTAGAAGCAATGGAGGGTTTTTCATTGATTCATATTCTTGACATGGATATCATGCATGGTGTTCAATGGCCACCTCTTTTACAAGCTATCAAAGAAAGGTCAACAACTTTAGGGCGTATTTCTCCAAGGATCCGGATCACCGGTGCCGCTTTAGAGCCGACCCATTTAGAAAAAACCGGATCCCGTCTTCGTAAATTTGCTGAATCATTAGGGTTAGAGTTTGAATTCTATGAGCTCGTTCTTCAAGACTGTGATGAATTTGATTATTCTGAGGCTGTAACTCAAGCAATTATAATTAGGTCGTGTGATCAGGTGGAGGAAGGTGTAGCAATTAACTGTGGAGACTACCTACACCGTCTTTTAAAAGAATATGATACAAGGTCTCTGAGAAGGTTCCTTAGTAGAATGAAGTCATTAAACCCTAGAGTGTTAACAATAGGAGAAATAGAAGCAGATCATAACCACCCATTATTTTTAAGAAGGTTTGTGAATGCATTGGAACATTATGCGGCGATGTTTGATTCACTAGAAGCTACTATTCCTCCACAAAGTAAGGAAAGGGCGGCGGTTGAAGAAGGGTGGTTGTGGGAGGAGATAAAGGATGTTGTCGGGGAGGAAGGGGATCGGAGAAGGGAGAATCACCAGAAGTATGAGTCATGGGAGGTTGTGTTGAGAAGTTCAGGGTTTAAGAGTTTGGCATTAAGTCCATTTTCAGTGTCACAAGCTAAGTTGTTGCTTAGACTTCATTACCCTTCGGAAGGGTATCAGCTTCAGGTTCTTAATTCCAATTGTTTGTTACTTGGTTGGAAGAATTGCCCTCTTTATTCTGTTTCTTCTTGGCATTAA